The following are encoded in a window of Methanobrevibacter ruminantium M1 genomic DNA:
- a CDS encoding sulfite exporter TauE/SafE family protein, translating to MFPLSFYIGLVLIGIFAGFASGLLGVGGGFLMVPLQFFLFTSVGVDPSLAMMVSLGTSLAIIIPTASSGAYQHQKKNKSIVRPGIRLAVFGIIGGFCGGLLANMVPTRILQMIFACLLIFVALDMLFGSRSDGEKALIDFNLLNGGIVGFSIGIISGLLGVGGGVFLIPSLCILFGFSLIEAIGTSSVFIAFTAIGGLISYIYTGFGVNPMPYCLGYVSLINFVVIVLFSVPMATIGAKLVYKLPEKRLKQIFAIILIYMAIKMLGFDPISILLGL from the coding sequence ATGTTTCCCCTTAGTTTTTATATAGGATTGGTTTTAATCGGAATCTTTGCAGGATTTGCTTCAGGACTCCTTGGAGTTGGAGGAGGCTTCCTTATGGTTCCATTGCAGTTTTTCCTATTCACTTCAGTTGGAGTTGACCCTTCCCTTGCCATGATGGTCTCTCTTGGAACCAGCCTTGCCATCATTATTCCAACGGCGTCCTCTGGAGCCTATCAGCATCAGAAGAAGAACAAGTCCATTGTCAGACCAGGAATAAGATTAGCTGTTTTTGGAATTATTGGGGGATTCTGCGGAGGTCTTTTAGCAAATATGGTTCCTACAAGAATCCTGCAGATGATATTTGCCTGTCTATTGATTTTTGTAGCTTTGGATATGCTATTTGGCTCCAGGTCCGATGGGGAAAAGGCATTAATCGATTTCAATTTGTTAAATGGAGGTATCGTTGGATTTTCCATAGGAATCATCTCTGGATTGCTTGGCGTTGGCGGAGGAGTCTTTTTGATTCCATCACTTTGCATACTGTTTGGATTCAGCTTGATTGAAGCTATTGGAACATCCTCTGTATTCATTGCATTTACAGCCATTGGGGGGCTTATATCTTATATTTACACAGGTTTTGGAGTAAATCCAATGCCTTATTGCTTAGGATATGTTAGCTTGATAAACTTTGTAGTGATTGTATTGTTTTCAGTTCCGATGGCGACTATAGGAGCTAAATTAGTTTATAAATTGCCTGAGAAAAGATTAAAACAAATCTTTGCAATAATTTTGATTTATATGGCAATTAAAATGCTTGGATTCGATCCAATTAGCATCTTGTTAGGTCTATAA